Proteins encoded in a region of the Pseudomonas syringae KCTC 12500 genome:
- a CDS encoding TIGR04141 family sporadically distributed protein, translated as MVKTKDRKEKLSIYLAKNPNSIDLETLKLENAKTPITIEIPDTEIATLYIKKEPPRHTPPWTELFTSRPEVSVEDFGNSSSVGAALVVIAFQNKFILTFGTGFHLLKDEAIERDFGLRVTLNSVDPEKLRSLDKSSYDHNPLNSRTQSTREVDIFDLHIDSDIEMLYAVTGSSAVEIFGSHITGRDAFTVISSIDLNQISLLLKEALTRYNQKLPEVFEWVENINRVRDADDIQILDLELESAIKSPTLDNLWLGEPEIVDWESQLGYSFDLYGRTERYVVLDVNSLLAHLKSKSIKLSVEALKQTQVHINDYQYNSIKSWSAYKCLYAEIKYGGETYILRNALWYKINSDFLLIIDEQLSSIPTYKTPLPRYEEDREDDYNMKLTIDPSFELLDKKNIKIGAAYDKLEFCDIIRNGTELIHVKYYRSSSTLSHLFSQGCVAAEAFIRDTIFREKLNSKLPASIKLSDPTARPDPSNYKIVYAIATKKKLPSELPFFSKVTLKNALKVLRGLNYQVEIATIDVDPNLLLRKKYRPK; from the coding sequence ATGGTTAAAACAAAAGATAGAAAAGAGAAGCTTTCAATATATTTGGCGAAAAATCCCAATAGTATTGATTTGGAAACACTCAAACTTGAAAATGCAAAGACTCCTATAACTATTGAAATTCCTGATACGGAAATAGCTACGCTTTACATCAAAAAAGAGCCACCGCGACATACCCCACCGTGGACTGAGCTATTCACTTCTAGACCAGAAGTTTCAGTTGAAGATTTTGGAAACAGCAGTAGTGTAGGTGCAGCTTTAGTTGTAATTGCTTTTCAGAATAAATTTATATTGACTTTCGGCACAGGCTTCCACCTTTTAAAGGACGAAGCTATAGAGCGTGATTTTGGTTTGAGAGTTACTCTAAACTCTGTAGACCCAGAAAAACTAAGAAGCCTAGACAAGTCTAGTTACGATCACAATCCATTAAACTCAAGAACGCAAAGCACAAGAGAGGTTGACATATTTGATCTTCATATAGACTCAGACATAGAAATGTTATATGCAGTTACAGGAAGCTCCGCTGTAGAGATTTTCGGCTCGCATATTACTGGTAGAGATGCTTTTACAGTAATTTCAAGCATAGATCTGAACCAAATAAGTCTTTTACTAAAAGAAGCATTAACCAGATACAACCAAAAACTACCCGAAGTATTTGAGTGGGTCGAAAACATAAATAGGGTAAGAGACGCAGACGATATCCAAATCCTTGACCTAGAATTGGAAAGTGCTATCAAAAGCCCTACACTAGATAACCTCTGGCTCGGAGAACCGGAAATTGTCGACTGGGAAAGCCAACTAGGATACTCATTTGATTTATACGGCAGAACAGAGCGATATGTCGTCTTAGACGTAAATAGCTTACTTGCACATCTTAAATCCAAGTCAATTAAACTCTCAGTTGAAGCACTGAAGCAAACACAGGTTCATATTAATGACTATCAGTACAATTCTATAAAAAGCTGGTCAGCTTATAAATGTCTTTACGCAGAGATCAAATACGGCGGAGAAACTTATATCTTAAGAAATGCTCTATGGTACAAAATCAACTCAGACTTCCTATTAATTATCGACGAGCAACTTTCTTCTATACCGACCTATAAAACACCTCTGCCCCGCTATGAGGAAGATAGGGAAGATGATTACAACATGAAGTTAACCATCGACCCCAGCTTTGAATTACTCGACAAGAAAAACATAAAGATTGGGGCCGCTTATGACAAATTAGAGTTTTGCGATATAATAAGAAACGGAACTGAATTAATTCATGTTAAGTACTACCGCAGCTCTAGCACACTTAGCCATCTTTTTTCGCAAGGATGTGTCGCAGCGGAAGCGTTTATACGAGACACTATTTTTAGAGAGAAACTCAATTCGAAGCTTCCAGCCTCTATAAAACTATCTGATCCTACAGCTAGGCCTGATCCGAGCAACTACAAAATAGTTTACGCCATCGCTACGAAAAAAAAATTACCTTCCGAGCTTCCTTTTTTTTCTAAGGTGACTTTAAAAAACGCCTTGAAAGTTTTGCGCGGTCTCAACTACCAGGTCGAGATAGCCACAATAGATGTTGACCCCAACCTATTATTAAGAAAGAAATACAGACCTAAATGA
- the aguB gene encoding N-carbamoylputrescine amidase produces the protein MSRIVSVAATQMACSWDLEANIETAEKLVREAAAKGAQIILIQELFETPYFCQKPNPDYLQLATTLDSNVAIKHFQKIAKELQVVLPISFFELAGRARFNSIAIIDADGSNLGIYRKSHIPDGPGYHEKYYFNPGDTGFKVWQTRYAKIGVGICWDQWFPECARSMALQGAEILFYPTAIGSEPHDKTISSRDHWQRVQQGHAGANLMPLIASNRIGNEEQDGYDITFYGSSFIANQFGEKVAELNETEEGVLVHSFDLDELEHIRSAWGTFRDRRPNLYGAVKTLDGSLES, from the coding sequence ATGAGCCGTATCGTTTCTGTCGCTGCTACCCAGATGGCCTGCTCCTGGGATCTGGAAGCCAACATCGAGACCGCTGAAAAGCTGGTACGTGAAGCTGCCGCCAAGGGCGCCCAGATCATCCTGATTCAGGAACTGTTCGAAACCCCGTACTTCTGCCAGAAGCCGAACCCGGACTATCTGCAGTTGGCGACTACCCTCGACTCCAACGTCGCGATCAAGCACTTCCAGAAAATCGCCAAAGAACTGCAGGTCGTACTGCCGATCAGCTTCTTCGAGCTGGCAGGGCGTGCGCGTTTCAACAGCATCGCGATCATCGACGCAGACGGCAGCAACCTGGGCATCTACCGCAAGAGCCACATCCCGGACGGCCCTGGCTACCACGAAAAGTACTACTTCAACCCGGGCGATACCGGCTTCAAGGTCTGGCAGACCCGTTACGCGAAAATCGGCGTCGGTATCTGCTGGGATCAGTGGTTCCCGGAGTGCGCGCGCAGCATGGCGTTGCAGGGCGCGGAAATTCTGTTCTACCCGACTGCCATCGGCAGCGAGCCGCACGACAAGACCATCAGCTCGCGCGACCACTGGCAGCGCGTGCAGCAAGGTCACGCCGGTGCGAACCTGATGCCGCTGATCGCCAGCAACCGCATCGGCAACGAAGAGCAGGACGGCTACGACATCACCTTCTACGGCTCGTCGTTCATCGCCAACCAGTTCGGTGAAAAAGTCGCCGAGCTCAACGAAACCGAAGAAGGCGTGCTGGTCCACAGCTTCGACCTGGACGAGCTGGAGCACATCCGCAGTGCCTGGGGTACGTTCCGTGATCGCCGCCCTAATCTGTATGGCGCGGTGAAGACCCTCGACGGTTCGCTGGAGTCCTGA
- a CDS encoding GNAT family N-acetyltransferase codes for MPLTRNTEPDITLVTVRPEDFETLVAIRIEAMRESLKRVGRFDPVRARERFREGFSASCTHYIQVAGSKVGFVVVKPTSDGLLLDHLYIKPAVQGQGIGAAVLRQVLAHADATASTVRVGALKESDSNRFYVRHGFQLVESGEFDNYYLRSQRLPMC; via the coding sequence ATGCCGTTGACCCGCAACACCGAGCCCGACATCACCCTGGTAACGGTCCGGCCCGAAGACTTCGAAACCTTGGTGGCCATACGTATCGAAGCCATGCGCGAAAGCCTCAAGCGCGTTGGCCGGTTCGATCCGGTGCGCGCCCGAGAGCGTTTTCGTGAAGGGTTTTCTGCATCATGCACACACTACATTCAGGTTGCCGGCAGCAAGGTCGGCTTCGTGGTCGTTAAACCAACCAGCGACGGCCTGTTGCTGGATCACCTGTACATCAAGCCGGCTGTTCAAGGGCAGGGCATTGGTGCTGCCGTGCTTCGGCAAGTGCTCGCACACGCGGACGCAACCGCATCCACAGTACGAGTGGGCGCCCTGAAAGAAAGCGACTCCAACCGGTTCTACGTCCGCCACGGGTTTCAGCTCGTTGAGAGCGGCGAGTTCGACAACTACTACCTCCGCTCGCAACGTCTGCCGATGTGCTGA
- the aguA gene encoding agmatine deiminase produces the protein MTTLNSTPRADGFHMPAEWAPQTQVWMVWPERPDNWRLGGKPAQAAHVAIAKAIARFEPVTVAVSAAQYDNARARLDMPNIRVVEMSSNDAWVRDSGPTFVINDRGEVRGVNWEFNAWGGFDGGLYAPWNLDSQLGSKVLEIERCPRYVTEGFVLEGGSIHVDGEGTLITTEECLLNRNRNPHLTREQIETILGDYLAVDKVIWLPDGLFNDETDGHVDNFCCYIRPGEVLLAWTDDPEDPNYSRCHAALSILENTLDAKGRAFIVHKMPIPAPLFATEEECAGVDQVHGSQERNPSVRLAGSYVNFLIVNGGIIAPSFDDPMDGKAREILQKLFPEHEVVMAPGRELLLGGGNIHCLTQQQPAPHKH, from the coding sequence ATGACCACGCTCAATAGCACGCCACGCGCCGACGGTTTTCATATGCCGGCCGAATGGGCACCGCAAACCCAGGTCTGGATGGTCTGGCCCGAGCGCCCGGATAACTGGCGCCTGGGTGGCAAGCCCGCCCAGGCTGCCCACGTCGCCATCGCCAAGGCCATCGCCCGCTTTGAGCCGGTCACGGTGGCGGTGTCCGCTGCACAATACGACAACGCCCGTGCGCGGCTGGACATGCCGAACATCCGCGTGGTGGAAATGAGCAGCAACGACGCCTGGGTGCGCGACAGCGGGCCGACCTTCGTCATCAACGACCGTGGCGAAGTGCGTGGCGTGAACTGGGAATTCAATGCCTGGGGCGGCTTCGATGGCGGCCTGTATGCGCCGTGGAACCTCGATTCCCAGCTGGGCAGCAAGGTACTCGAAATCGAGCGCTGCCCGCGTTATGTCACCGAAGGCTTCGTGCTCGAAGGCGGCTCGATCCATGTGGATGGCGAGGGCACGCTGATCACCACCGAAGAGTGCCTGCTCAATCGCAACCGCAACCCGCACCTGACCCGCGAACAGATCGAAACGATCCTCGGCGATTACCTGGCTGTGGATAAAGTCATCTGGTTGCCGGACGGCCTGTTCAACGATGAAACCGACGGGCATGTGGATAACTTCTGCTGCTACATCCGTCCGGGCGAGGTGTTACTGGCCTGGACCGATGATCCCGAAGACCCCAACTACTCACGCTGCCACGCGGCATTGAGTATTTTGGAAAACACCCTGGATGCCAAGGGTCGTGCGTTTATCGTGCATAAAATGCCGATTCCGGCCCCATTGTTCGCAACAGAAGAAGAATGCGCAGGCGTCGATCAGGTGCATGGCAGCCAGGAGCGCAATCCTTCGGTGCGTCTGGCGGGGTCGTATGTGAACTTTCTGATCGTCAACGGCGGCATCATTGCGCCGAGTTTCGACGATCCGATGGACGGAAAGGCTCGCGAGATCCTGCAAAAGCTGTTTCCGGAGCATGAGGTGGTGATGGCACCGGGCCGTGAGTTGCTGCTGGGTGGGGGCAATATCCACTGCCTGACACAGCAACAGCCAGCGCCTCACAAGCACTAG
- a CDS encoding aminotransferase, which translates to MPLATLIRRSSLPCPEVSVDQALQLLSEHYGLSGTLKALGSQQDRNFLLDTGTRRYVLKICHGAYSTTELNAQHAALHHLAGHSAFKVPGVIRANDTEQLLSVDIDGQAVHVRLLEFIDGQSLGHVEHLGRDIVVELGELCAHVDIALADFDHPGLQRILQWDPRHAHALIKHLLPVIKDADARACLIEAGERAHRRLLPLIAALPIQAVHLDISEHNAVWRREAGHPWHLQGLIDFGDLLSTWRVADLSVTCAALLHHAEGDPLYILPAIAAYHVLNPLKIEELQALWPLIVARSAVLVLSSEQQASVEPGNAYIQANLAGEWNIFDVATSVPMALMEAAILRAVGLDLPPVEQPAYSPLLPSLAGFQPVLVDLGVLSEHFVAGNWEQSGIDEYLLSQAAGDNGLAASRFGEYRLSRTLPDCASEPETFALHVELHVPAATPLHAPFDGTLRLTADAAVLLVGERISLKLWGVLPEASLAGQVAAGSLIGQGGGSLLLQLCTEPDLSPPLFTTPAWADVWRAVCPSPSALLGFDCDAPALQDAAQLLARRDASFARSQKHYYQAPPQIERGWRNHLIDMQGRSYLDMLNNVAVLGHGHPRMAHEAARQWSLLNTNSRFHYAAIAEFSERLLKLAPEGMDRVFLVNSGTEANDLAIRLAWAYSGGRDMLSVLEAYHGWSVATDAISTSIADNPQALSTRPDWVHPVTAPNTYRGTFRGADSAPEYLRSVDQALATLAEQQRQVAGFICEPVYGNAGGISLPPGYLQQVYQKVRAVGGVCIADEVQVGYGRLGHYFWGFEEQGVVPDIISMAKGMGNGHPLGAVITRREIAEALEAEGYFFSSSGGSPVSCRIGMAVLDVMEEEKLWDNARIVGDHFKARLQALADKHPLVGAVHGMGFYLGMELVRDRHTLEPATEETARLCERLRELGIFMQPTGDYLNILKIKPPMCTTRRSVDFFVDNVSKVLHELE; encoded by the coding sequence ATGCCGCTTGCCACGCTTATCCGCCGATCCAGTCTGCCTTGCCCCGAGGTCAGCGTGGACCAGGCTTTGCAATTGCTCTCTGAGCACTACGGGCTGAGCGGTACGCTGAAAGCGTTGGGTAGCCAGCAGGATCGCAACTTTCTGCTGGATACCGGCACGCGGCGTTATGTGCTGAAAATCTGCCACGGCGCGTATTCGACCACCGAGCTGAACGCCCAGCACGCTGCGCTGCATCATCTGGCCGGCCACAGTGCATTCAAGGTGCCGGGCGTGATCCGCGCCAATGACACCGAACAGTTACTGTCGGTCGACATCGACGGGCAGGCGGTGCATGTGCGCCTGCTGGAGTTCATCGACGGGCAATCGCTGGGGCATGTCGAGCATCTGGGGCGTGACATCGTGGTCGAGTTGGGCGAGCTGTGTGCCCATGTGGATATCGCGCTGGCCGATTTCGACCACCCAGGTCTGCAGCGCATCCTGCAGTGGGACCCGCGCCACGCCCATGCATTGATCAAGCACCTGCTGCCGGTGATCAAGGATGCCGACGCCCGCGCTTGTCTGATCGAAGCGGGCGAGCGGGCTCATCGCCGTCTGTTGCCATTGATTGCGGCACTGCCGATACAGGCGGTGCATCTGGACATCTCCGAGCACAACGCGGTCTGGCGGCGCGAGGCGGGGCATCCGTGGCACTTGCAGGGGCTGATTGATTTCGGCGATCTGCTCAGTACCTGGCGAGTGGCCGATCTGTCGGTGACCTGCGCGGCGCTGCTGCACCATGCCGAGGGCGATCCGCTGTACATCCTCCCGGCCATTGCCGCCTATCACGTCCTCAATCCGCTGAAGATCGAGGAATTGCAGGCGCTCTGGCCGCTGATCGTCGCTCGATCCGCAGTGCTTGTGCTCAGCAGCGAACAACAGGCCAGCGTCGAGCCTGGCAATGCGTATATCCAGGCCAACCTTGCCGGCGAATGGAACATCTTCGATGTCGCCACTTCGGTGCCGATGGCGCTGATGGAAGCTGCCATTCTGCGCGCGGTGGGTCTGGACCTGCCGCCTGTCGAACAACCTGCCTATTCGCCGTTGTTGCCCAGCCTGGCGGGGTTTCAGCCGGTGCTGGTGGATCTGGGCGTGCTCAGCGAACACTTCGTGGCAGGCAACTGGGAGCAGAGCGGCATCGATGAATATCTGCTGTCGCAAGCGGCCGGGGACAATGGGCTGGCGGCCAGTCGGTTCGGTGAATACCGTCTGTCACGCACCTTGCCTGATTGCGCCAGCGAGCCGGAGACCTTTGCGCTGCACGTCGAATTACACGTGCCCGCAGCAACGCCGCTGCATGCGCCGTTCGATGGCACCTTGCGGCTGACGGCCGATGCTGCGGTGCTGTTGGTCGGCGAGCGCATCAGTTTGAAGCTGTGGGGTGTATTGCCGGAGGCTTCGCTAGCGGGTCAGGTGGCGGCGGGCTCGTTGATCGGGCAGGGCGGTGGTTCGCTGTTGCTGCAATTGTGCACCGAGCCAGACCTCAGCCCGCCGCTGTTTACTACACCGGCCTGGGCAGATGTCTGGCGCGCAGTGTGCCCGTCGCCGTCGGCGCTGCTGGGTTTTGATTGTGACGCGCCAGCCTTGCAAGACGCCGCGCAATTGCTGGCGCGCCGTGATGCCAGCTTTGCCCGCTCGCAAAAGCATTACTACCAGGCCCCGCCGCAGATCGAGCGGGGCTGGCGCAACCACCTGATCGACATGCAGGGCCGCTCCTATCTGGACATGCTCAATAACGTCGCCGTTCTCGGTCATGGCCATCCGCGCATGGCCCACGAGGCGGCGCGGCAGTGGTCGCTGCTCAACACCAACTCGCGCTTTCACTATGCAGCGATCGCCGAGTTTTCCGAGCGCCTGCTCAAGCTGGCGCCCGAGGGCATGGACCGCGTGTTTCTGGTCAACAGCGGCACCGAGGCCAACGACCTCGCGATCAGGCTGGCGTGGGCTTACAGCGGTGGCCGCGATATGCTCAGTGTGCTGGAGGCGTATCACGGCTGGTCGGTGGCGACCGATGCTATTTCAACCTCGATCGCCGACAACCCGCAGGCACTCAGCACCCGCCCTGACTGGGTGCATCCGGTCACCGCGCCCAACACCTATCGCGGGACTTTCAGGGGCGCGGACAGTGCGCCGGAGTACCTGCGCAGTGTCGATCAGGCCCTTGCCACGCTGGCGGAGCAGCAACGGCAGGTGGCGGGCTTCATCTGCGAGCCGGTGTATGGCAATGCGGGCGGGATCTCCCTGCCGCCGGGGTATCTGCAACAGGTGTATCAGAAGGTCCGCGCGGTGGGCGGCGTGTGCATTGCCGATGAGGTGCAGGTGGGTTATGGCCGGCTGGGTCATTACTTTTGGGGCTTCGAAGAGCAGGGCGTGGTGCCGGACATCATCAGCATGGCCAAAGGCATGGGCAACGGCCATCCGCTGGGCGCGGTGATCACCCGCCGCGAGATTGCCGAGGCGCTGGAGGCCGAGGGCTATTTCTTCTCGTCATCCGGTGGCAGCCCCGTCAGTTGCCGAATCGGCATGGCGGTGCTGGATGTCATGGAGGAAGAAAAGCTCTGGGACAACGCCCGAATCGTGGGTGACCACTTCAAGGCACGGCTGCAGGCCCTGGCCGACAAACATCCGCTGGTGGGCGCGGTGCACGGCATGGGGTTTTATCTGGGCATGGAACTGGTCCGCGACCGCCACACCCTGGAACCCGCTACAGAAGAAACCGCCCGCCTGTGCGAGCGCCTGCGTGAACTGGGCATCTTTATGCAGCCGACCGGCGACTACCTGAACATCCTTAAAATCAAACCCCCGATGTGCACCACCCGGCGAAGCGTGGACTTTTTCGTCGACAACGTATCGAAGGTGCTCCACGAACTGGAATAG
- a CDS encoding GNAT family N-acetyltransferase gives MTITPTLHTDRLLLTPLQLEDAPAVQHRFPLWDIVRYLNNRVPWPYPQDGALRYIQDVALPAIANGAEWHWMIRLQIAPNDIIGSITLMTHPGNNRGFWLHPDWQGHGYMKEACRVINRQWFDVMGMPLMQVPKAAPNEASRRISISEGMRKVSTQDGEFVGGRFEVEIWEMTREEWLARALQAGTSNV, from the coding sequence ATGACCATCACCCCCACGCTGCACACCGACCGTCTGCTGCTGACGCCACTGCAGCTCGAGGATGCGCCTGCGGTTCAGCACCGCTTTCCGCTCTGGGACATCGTGCGCTACCTGAACAACCGCGTTCCGTGGCCTTATCCACAGGACGGTGCGCTGCGCTACATTCAGGACGTCGCACTGCCCGCCATAGCAAACGGCGCCGAATGGCACTGGATGATCCGCCTGCAGATCGCGCCCAACGACATCATCGGCAGCATCACCCTGATGACCCATCCCGGCAACAACCGCGGCTTCTGGCTGCACCCGGACTGGCAAGGCCACGGTTACATGAAAGAGGCCTGCCGTGTGATCAATCGACAGTGGTTCGACGTGATGGGCATGCCCCTGATGCAAGTGCCCAAAGCCGCCCCCAATGAAGCCTCGCGGCGCATCTCGATCAGCGAAGGCATGCGCAAGGTAAGCACGCAGGACGGAGAGTTTGTTGGCGGACGGTTCGAGGTGGAAATTTGGGAGATGACGCGGGAGGAGTGGTTGGCGCGAGCGCTGCAAGCAGGCACTTCGAACGTCTGA
- a CDS encoding OprD family porin: MLNTRMGMLALGIISAGQAVAQGQADSKGFVEDSSLNVNLRNAYINRDYKNDREDKSEWGQAFMGTFASGFTQGTVGVGVDAFALYGIRLDGGKGRSGNGGIDFFKQGDSGAAADDLSRAGAAVKARFSNTVIKYGDQMPQLPVLNYDNSRLLPESYTGTLITSKEIDGLEVVAGRFTQEARKSAEGRDSGDLKSINVYGASYKFTDEFSAAFYASDNEDVFKKQYLNLNYVFALPQDQSLTFDFNGYKTRLDKDFTASDARDNKIWSLAATWAVGIHSFTLAHQRSTGDMGYAYGGYRNDGGFGDGGNTIYLANSYWSDFNGKDERSWQAAYGVDLSGLVLPGLSYKAAYVRGDNIDDGTAGSGDGTEREIFSQLTYVVQSGPAKDLSIRLRNSFLRVSDDAQAYNSEGNETRIFVDYPINVF, encoded by the coding sequence ATGCTTAACACACGTATGGGCATGCTCGCTTTGGGCATCATCAGCGCCGGTCAGGCCGTGGCTCAGGGCCAAGCCGATTCGAAGGGCTTCGTTGAAGACAGCAGCCTGAACGTCAACCTGCGTAACGCCTACATCAATCGCGACTATAAAAACGACCGTGAAGACAAATCCGAATGGGGCCAGGCCTTCATGGGCACCTTCGCGTCCGGTTTCACTCAAGGCACGGTTGGCGTGGGCGTCGACGCCTTTGCGCTGTACGGCATTCGCCTCGATGGCGGAAAGGGCCGCAGTGGCAACGGCGGCATTGACTTCTTCAAGCAGGGCGACAGCGGCGCGGCTGCCGATGACCTGTCTCGTGCCGGCGCTGCGGTAAAAGCACGCTTCTCGAATACCGTCATCAAGTACGGCGATCAGATGCCGCAATTGCCGGTGCTGAACTACGACAACTCCCGTCTGTTGCCGGAAAGCTACACCGGCACCCTGATCACCTCCAAAGAGATCGATGGGCTGGAAGTGGTCGCCGGGCGTTTCACTCAGGAAGCGCGCAAGAGCGCCGAAGGTCGCGACAGTGGTGACCTGAAGAGCATCAACGTCTACGGCGCCAGCTACAAATTCACCGATGAGTTCAGCGCCGCTTTCTACGCCTCCGACAACGAAGACGTGTTCAAGAAGCAGTACCTGAACCTGAACTACGTCTTCGCCCTGCCGCAAGACCAGTCGCTGACCTTCGACTTCAACGGCTACAAGACCCGACTGGATAAAGACTTCACTGCCAGCGATGCGCGTGACAACAAGATCTGGAGCCTGGCCGCAACCTGGGCCGTGGGCATCCACTCCTTCACCCTGGCGCATCAGCGCAGCACCGGTGACATGGGTTACGCCTACGGAGGCTATCGCAACGATGGCGGTTTTGGTGATGGCGGTAACACCATCTACCTCGCCAACTCCTACTGGTCCGACTTCAACGGCAAGGACGAACGCTCGTGGCAGGCGGCTTATGGCGTGGACCTGTCCGGGCTGGTCCTGCCTGGCCTGAGCTACAAGGCTGCCTACGTACGCGGCGACAACATCGACGATGGCACCGCAGGCAGTGGCGACGGTACTGAGCGCGAGATATTCAGCCAGCTGACCTACGTGGTCCAGAGCGGGCCGGCCAAAGACCTCTCGATCCGCCTGCGCAACTCGTTCCTGCGGGTCTCAGACGACGCACAGGCCTACAACAGCGAAGGCAACGAGACACGCATCTTCGTGGACTACCCGATCAACGTTTTCTGA